A genome region from Penicillium psychrofluorescens genome assembly, chromosome: 3 includes the following:
- a CDS encoding uncharacterized protein (ID:PFLUO_004821-T1.cds;~source:funannotate), whose protein sequence is MDQPKDYSQDVKSGTEVEGHGQTIAVSATERLYSPLLGIPKDRLLQDVAQFSHEHGLTGNTEALLIKGALVAQSPSELETISELDTEDVQALHDEQAHRWRHPKILYFTIIMNSIAAAIRGWDQTVD, encoded by the exons ATGGATCAACCCAAGGA CTACTCACAAGACGTAAAATCCGGTACGGAGGTCGAAGGGCATGGGCAGACCATTGCCGTCAGTGCCACTGAAAG ACTCTACAGCCCTCTGCTTGGAATCCCAAAGGACCGCCTGCTTCAAGACGTCGCTCAGTTTTCTCATGAGCACGGACTGACCGGGAATACTGAGGCGCTGCTAATAAAAGGTGCTTTGGTTGCCCAGTCGCCGAGTGAACTGGAGACCATTTCTGAGTTAGATACCGAAGATGTCCAAGCTCTACACGATGAGCAAGCTCATCGGTGGAGACATCCGAAGATTCTCTACTTTACTATTATCATGAACTCAATAGCAGCTGCTATTCGGGGCTGGGACCAGACTG TGGACTGA
- a CDS encoding uncharacterized protein (ID:PFLUO_004822-T1.cds;~source:funannotate), producing the protein MFWSLLATGMCFFIPGNGSARIGAIALFIYIFCAFYSPGAGPIPFTYSAEVFPLSHREVGMAFAVATNNFWAGVITFAFPIMLKEMTPSGCFGFYAGMNLLCLVMIFLWLPETKQRSLEQLDYIFSTSTRTHMKFQVGKVLPWWFRRNVLWRRGEKSPDLYPDLPVLDLNTVVPDDVKSVLSHIEHV; encoded by the coding sequence ATGTTCTGGTCTCTGCTCGCGACCGGAATGTGTTTTTTCATCCCCGGAAACGGCTCCGCAAGAATTGGTGCCATCGCGCTTTTCATTTACATCTTCTGCGCGTTTTACTCTCCCGGAGCTGGTCCCATCCCATTCACATACTCCGCAGAGGTCTTCCCCCTCTCGCACCGAGAAGTGGGAATGGCCTTCGCTGTCGCAACGAACAATTTCTGGGCGGGAGTCATCACTTTTGCATTCCCCATCATGCTCAAGGAAATGACGCCTTCTGGCTGCTTTGGATTCTATGCGGGGATGAATCTGCTTTGCCTTGTGATGATTTTCTTGTGGTTGCCTGAGACCAAGCAGCGGAgtctggagcagctggattATATCTTTTCGACGTCGACGCGGACGCATATGAAGTTCCAGGTTGGAAAGGTGCTGCCCTGGTGGTTCAGACGCAATGTGCTGTGGCGACGAGGGGAGAAATCTCCGGATCTCTACCCTGACCTTCCTGTCTTGGACCTCAACACGGTGGTGCCGGATGACGTGAAAAGCGTGCTCTCGCACATTGAACATGTTTAA
- a CDS encoding uncharacterized protein (ID:PFLUO_004823-T1.cds;~source:funannotate), with the protein MLDEGQQSSETSPLLRNGSYEYNSVGHQDDVEAGSTAGTEVDEASILDLTRVSSIPQGLQVEPNLNRRIFSANGTANDAAPDDKRYSSRFIGVSPTRFWLIYSGVMLGHPVITSYFNASNTASWLSTAFLLTSTAFLPLFGRISDAFGRKPVYLFAISVFFLTTAWCGLAQSIGSFIAARALCGLGAGGVFSMGQVISSDLVRIEYRGIYQSYINLCLGIGSCLGLALGGLLCDQVGWRGAFLVQLPFIFVYFVLAAWTVPSGLGVKRVGLERVTVPQLIRSIDLTGSFILIVAVTALIMGLNLGGNVFPWSHPLVIVSLVASVILSVIFVRYERNVPRAVMPVELLSKNPRASIIFGNFFGSMSTNTMMFNAPLYFQAVKLASPTDSGLRLVAATAAVTISSVGTGFLITWTKRLKPPIIAGGLCMLVGGCAAASMGMNTPDGVAMICVSLTLLGQGFTFPSLMVSVLATSEQSEAAVATTTLGLWRNLGSVMGVAASSWVFQNTLVFQLEHMVTGPDKRDIISLVRKSVRVIADLDSKHRHQVMGAYAAALRLTFLSAAVWAATMLLLHLRLRLPRLGSKH; encoded by the exons ATGCTTGACGAGGGGCAGCAAAGCTCAGAGACTTCTCCTCTGCTTCGAAATGGCTCTTATGAATACAACTCCGTCGGCCACCAAGATGACGTGGAAGCCGGCTCGACCGCCGGCACAGAGGTAGACGAGGCCTCCATCCTGGACCTAACCCGAGTCAGCTCAATTCCGCAAGGGCTGCAAGTTGAGCCGAATCTGAACCGGCGAATCTTCTCTGCGAATGGGACAGCCAATGATGCTGCTCCGGATGATAAACGTTACTCCTCGCGGTTCATCGGCGTATCACCAACACGCTTCTGGTTGATCTACTCCGGCGTCATGCTCGG TCACCCGGTCATCACTTCGTACTTCAACGCATCCAACACCGCCTCGTGGCTGTCCACGGCTTTCCTATTGACCTCTACCGCATTTCTTCCTCTATTCGGACGCATCTCCGATGCCTTTGGCCGCAAACCCGTCTACCTCTTCGCAATCTCCGTGTTCTTCCTCACGACGGCATGGTGTGGACTGGCGCAGAGCATCGGCAGCTTCATCGCCGCTCGCGCATTATGTGGCCTCGGTGCcggcggcgtcttctccATGGGCCAGGTTATCTCCAGTGACCTGGTTCGCATCGAGTATCGTGGTATCTACCAGTCATATATTAACCTGTGTCTCGGAATTGGTAGCTGTCTTGGATTGGCGCTGGGCGGGTTACTCTGCGACCAGGTGGGTTGGCGAGGTGCCTTCCTCGTGCAACTGCCTTTCATCTTCGTCTATTTCGTTCTGGCTGCCTGGACCGTCCCGTCTGGTCTGGGAGTGAAGCGCGTCGGACTGGAGCGAGTAACGGTCCCGCAATTGATCCGGAGTATCGACCTGACCGGGTCCTTCATCCTCATTGTCGCAGTCACGGCCTTGATCATGGGCCTGAACCTGGGCGGCAACGTCTTCCCCTGGTCTCACCCGCTGGTCATTGTCTCCCTAGTGGCATCCGTGATCCTCTCGGTGATCTTTGTCCGGTATGAGCGGAATGTGCCACGCGCTGTCATGCCCGTAGAACTACTGTCCAAGAATCCTCGCGCCAGCATCATCTTTGGTAATTTCTTTGGGTCGATGTCGACCAACACCATGATGTTCAATGCACCGCTGTACTTCCAGGCCGTCAAGCTCGCCTCCCCGACTGACTCTGGCCTGCGGCTTGTCGCTGCCACAGCCGCGGTGACGATATCGAGCGTGGGAACTGGCTTCCTGATTACCTGGACCAAACGTCTCAAGCCACCTATTATCGCCGGTGGTCTCTGTATGCTTGTTGGTGGCTGCGCTGCCGCATCAATGGGAATGAACACACCGGATGGTGTTGCCATGATCTGCGTCTCGCTCACGCTTCTGGGCCAGGGATTCACCTTTCCATCCTTGATGGTCTCGGTCTTGGCCACAAGCGAACAGAGCGAGGCAGCTGTAGCCACCACCACGCTGGGACTGTGGCGCAACCTGGGCTCTGTGATGGGCGTGGCTGCCAGCAGCTGGGTCTTTCAGAACACTCTCGTGTTTCAGCTGGAGCACATGGTTACAGGGCCAGACAAGCGCGACATTATTTCTCTGGTGCGCAAGTCCGTACGGGTCATCGCTGACCTGGATTCGAAGCACCGGCATCAAG TTATGGGGGCATatgctgctgcgctgcgccTGACGTTTCTCTCTGCGGCTGTCTGGGCCGCGACCATGTTGCTGCTTCACCTGCGTCTGCGATTGCCGCGACTGGGCAGTAAGCACTAG
- a CDS encoding uncharacterized protein (ID:PFLUO_004824-T1.cds;~source:funannotate), which translates to MRPPLRIAVLECDTPLEGTHRRYNGYGGVFRALLSASAKALNQPEILDPESGLDISCWDVVNGDAYPKLEDLDAVLLTGSRHNSFDDIPWINRLVEFTQQILAQDRVRILGICFGHQIVGRALGAKVGRSEQGWEIAVCGMDLTEKGKELFGREKIRIQQMHQDIVFEYPPNTISLGSSPICAVQGMYAPGRFVTVQGHPEFTREIVTEIVQNRARLGVFNEHQAQDALGRVGDEHDGVAIGAAFLKFLLED; encoded by the exons ATGCGCCCACCTCTTCGCATCGCCGTGCTCGAATGCGACACGCCTCTTGAAGGCACCCACCGCCGCTACAACGGTTATGGCGGTGTCTTCCGTGCGCTGTtgtccgccagcgccaaAGCCCTGAACCAGCCAGAGATACTAGACCCGGAGTCCGGACTCGACATCTCCTGCTGGGACGTCGTGAACGGGGATGCGTACCCCAAactcgaggatctggacgCGGTGCTCCTGACTGGCTCAA GACATAACTCGTTCGACGATATCCCCTGGATCAACCGGCTTGTCGAGTTCacgcagcagatcctcgcGCAAGACCGGGTGCGCATCCTCGGTATCTGCTTCGGACACCAGATCGTCGGCCGCGCGCTGGGCGCGAAAGTCGGACGCAGCGAGCAGGGATGGGAGATAGCCGTGTGCGGGATGGACTTGAcggagaaaggaaaagagctGTTTGGGCGAGAGAAGATC CGCATTCAGCAAATGCACCAAGACATCGTCTTCGAATACCCCCCCAATACCATCTCGCTGGGCTCATCGCCCATCTGCGCCGTGCAGGGCATGTACGCGCCGGGCCGGTTCGTGACGGTTCAAGGACACCCTGAATTCACCAGGGAGATTGTCACGGAGATTGTCCAGAACCGGGCAAGGCTGGGTGTTTTCAACGAGCACCAGGCGCAGGACGCACTGGGGAGAGTGGGCGATGAGCATGATGGTGTTGCTATTGGGGCGGCGTTTCTAAAGTTCCTCCTGGAGGATTGA